One Methanocaldococcus infernus ME DNA segment encodes these proteins:
- a CDS encoding tRNA (N(6)-L-threonylcarbamoyladenosine(37)-C(2))-methylthiotransferase — translation MKVYVEGYGCVLNKADTEIIKESLIKEGFEITESLDEANIVIINTCVVRLETENKMMHRINYLNSLGKLVIVAGCLPKALKEKVEGFYHIYPKEAHRAGEILKDILTKKKKEDRGEEKELYKKLNYLKPKLVTPLPISEGCLGNCSYCIVKIARGKLISYPREFLVRKAEELVKGGAKCLLITAQDTACYGLDRGDNLANLLKDLCQIEGEFIMRVGMMHAKYLSPILDEIIELYREEEKIGKFLHLPLQSGDDEILKLMGRGYSVDEFISIVKEFKRKVKDLCFTTDVIVGFPGETEEAFNNTLEVLRKLKPDYIHGAKYTQRKGTEAARMKQLDTKIRKRRTEILDKLRRELSYLNNKKYVGREMRTLIIEKNKGYTENFKVVRFEKEQEVGKFKKVKIKDATTFTLRA, via the coding sequence ATGAAGGTTTATGTTGAAGGATATGGCTGTGTTCTAAACAAGGCAGACACTGAAATTATTAAAGAGTCTTTAATTAAGGAAGGATTTGAAATAACTGAGAGCTTAGATGAAGCTAATATAGTAATTATAAACACCTGTGTAGTAAGACTTGAAACAGAGAATAAGATGATGCATAGAATTAACTATCTAAACTCCCTTGGAAAGCTTGTTATAGTTGCTGGCTGTTTGCCAAAGGCTTTAAAGGAGAAGGTTGAAGGATTCTATCATATCTATCCTAAAGAGGCTCATAGAGCTGGAGAAATTCTAAAGGATATATTAACCAAGAAAAAGAAAGAAGATAGGGGAGAGGAAAAAGAACTTTATAAAAAGCTTAACTACCTTAAGCCCAAGCTTGTAACTCCACTACCTATTTCAGAAGGTTGCTTAGGAAATTGCTCCTACTGTATTGTTAAGATAGCAAGAGGTAAACTAATTTCCTATCCAAGAGAATTTTTAGTTAGAAAAGCTGAGGAGTTAGTAAAAGGAGGGGCTAAGTGCTTACTTATCACTGCCCAAGATACTGCTTGCTATGGGTTGGATAGAGGAGATAACTTAGCTAACTTACTTAAAGATCTATGTCAAATTGAAGGAGAGTTTATAATGAGAGTTGGCATGATGCATGCTAAATATCTTTCTCCAATATTAGATGAGATTATAGAGCTTTATAGAGAAGAGGAAAAGATTGGGAAATTTTTACATCTCCCTCTACAGAGTGGAGATGATGAGATTCTTAAGTTAATGGGAAGAGGTTATAGTGTTGATGAATTTATTAGCATTGTAAAAGAATTTAAAAGAAAGGTTAAAGACCTCTGTTTTACAACTGACGTTATTGTTGGCTTTCCAGGGGAAACAGAGGAAGCTTTTAACAACACTTTGGAAGTGCTAAGAAAGTTAAAGCCAGACTATATACATGGAGCTAAATACACCCAGAGGAAGGGAACAGAAGCAGCAAGAATGAAGCAGTTAGATACAAAGATAAGAAAGAGAAGGACAGAGATCTTAGACAAGTTGAGAAGAGAGCTTAGCTATCTAAATAATAAAAAATATGTTGGTAGGGAGATGAGAACTTTAATAATAGAGAAAAATAAAGGATACACTGAAAACTTTAAAGTTGTAAGGTTTGAAAAAGAGCAAGAAGTTGGAAAATTTAAAAAAGTTAAAATTAAAGATGCTACAACATTCACATTAAGGGCTTAG
- the hmd gene encoding 5,10-methenyltetrahydromethanopterin hydrogenase gives MKVAVLGIGCYRTHASAGITNFMRACQVAKEVGKPEIALTHSSITMAAELLHLVPEVKEVVVADPCFKEEPGLVIIDEFDPKEVMEAHLNGDPESIMPKIRETVLAKAKELPKPPKACIHFVHPEDVGLKVAESDSEAVQDADFILTWLPKGKKQPDIIKKFINDIPEGAIITHACTIPTVKFAKIFEDLGRKDLNVSSYHPGCVPEMKGQVYIAEGYAKPEAIDKLYEIAKKARGNAYRMPAKLISPVCDMGSAVTAVVYAGLLAYRDAVTKILGAPADFAQMMAEESLERLMELMKEKGIANMEEALDPGALLGTADSMCFGPLADILPSALKVLEKHKKC, from the coding sequence ATGAAAGTTGCAGTTTTGGGAATAGGATGTTACAGAACCCATGCATCAGCAGGGATAACCAACTTCATGAGAGCTTGCCAAGTTGCTAAAGAGGTTGGTAAGCCAGAGATAGCTTTAACCCACTCAAGTATAACCATGGCTGCAGAACTTTTACACTTAGTTCCAGAGGTTAAAGAGGTTGTTGTTGCTGACCCATGCTTTAAAGAGGAGCCAGGGTTAGTTATTATTGATGAGTTTGATCCTAAAGAGGTTATGGAAGCACACTTAAATGGAGATCCTGAGAGTATAATGCCAAAGATAAGAGAAACTGTTTTAGCTAAAGCTAAAGAGTTACCAAAGCCACCTAAGGCATGTATCCACTTTGTCCATCCTGAAGACGTTGGCTTAAAGGTTGCTGAAAGTGATAGTGAAGCTGTCCAAGATGCGGACTTTATCTTAACCTGGCTACCAAAAGGAAAGAAACAGCCAGATATAATAAAGAAGTTTATCAATGACATCCCAGAAGGAGCTATTATAACCCATGCCTGTACCATCCCTACTGTCAAGTTTGCTAAGATCTTTGAAGACTTAGGAAGAAAGGATTTAAATGTCTCTTCTTACCATCCAGGATGTGTTCCTGAGATGAAGGGACAAGTTTATATAGCTGAAGGTTATGCTAAGCCAGAGGCTATAGATAAGTTATATGAGATAGCTAAGAAGGCAAGAGGAAATGCTTACAGAATGCCAGCTAAGTTAATTAGCCCTGTCTGTGACATGGGATCAGCTGTTACAGCTGTAGTTTATGCTGGTTTATTAGCCTATAGAGATGCTGTCACCAAGATCTTAGGAGCTCCAGCTGACTTTGCTCAGATGATGGCTGAAGAATCCTTAGAGAGATTGATGGAGTTAATGAAGGAGAAGGGAATAGCAAATATGGAAGAAGCCTTAGACCCAGGAGCACTATTAGGAACTGCTGACAGTATGTGCTTTGGTCCATTAGCTGATATCTTACCATCAGCTTTAAAGGTTTTAGAGAAGCATAAAAAATGCTAA
- a CDS encoding phosphoadenosine phosphosulfate reductase domain-containing protein has product MEFSKWTKEKRKLNNLEELKRDILEQFKENNCLNKKIVAMVSGGKDSSTALALALDLGLEVKYLVHFTHRWSWDICKEEVMKLSDRFGIEVKFIDITEELLKRIKGAKPSSICRICKNIMKDKAVDIAKREDSIILTGDSALEKVSGAIMNYLRRKYGEVKYNKMELTKVPEKYNIFFFRPLIRLAYEDVLKLMKYYNLNIRRVHEVGDKKFWREGCCLQYAKKLDEETFNKLYLYNKIATEVAREHNFRASVKYPPLEIITVPNKEEYKELIMKRLRELE; this is encoded by the coding sequence ATAGAGTTTTCTAAATGGACAAAGGAAAAGAGAAAGTTGAATAACTTGGAAGAGCTAAAAAGAGATATATTAGAGCAATTTAAAGAAAATAACTGCTTAAATAAGAAAATAGTGGCTATGGTTAGTGGAGGAAAGGATAGCTCAACAGCCTTAGCTTTGGCATTAGATTTAGGTTTAGAGGTTAAATATTTAGTTCACTTCACCCATAGATGGAGCTGGGACATTTGTAAAGAGGAAGTTATGAAATTAAGTGATAGGTTTGGGATAGAGGTTAAGTTTATAGATATAACAGAAGAGCTTTTAAAGAGGATAAAGGGAGCTAAGCCAAGTAGCATATGTAGGATATGTAAAAATATTATGAAGGATAAAGCTGTAGATATAGCCAAAAGAGAAGACTCCATAATTTTAACTGGAGATTCTGCACTTGAAAAGGTTTCTGGAGCTATTATGAACTATCTAAGGAGGAAGTATGGAGAAGTTAAATATAACAAGATGGAGCTAACAAAGGTTCCTGAGAAGTATAACATTTTCTTCTTTAGACCACTAATTAGGTTAGCCTATGAAGATGTTCTAAAGTTGATGAAATACTATAACTTAAATATAAGGAGGGTTCATGAAGTAGGAGATAAAAAATTTTGGAGAGAGGGTTGTTGCTTACAGTATGCTAAGAAACTTGATGAGGAAACTTTTAATAAACTCTATTTGTATAATAAAATAGCTACAGAGGTTGCAAGAGAACACAACTTTAGAGCTTCAGTAAAATATCCTCCATTAGAAATTATCACTGTTCCAAATAAAGAGGAGTATAAGGAGTTAATTATGAAAAGATTGAGGGAATTAGAATGA
- the endA gene encoding tRNA-intron lyase, whose amino-acid sequence MSKIVGYLDKDRVVIFNKNVSKLTSRHYGKLEKNFLSLSLIEALYLVEMGWITVKKGKKELSFEELYLYAKEIEEYLCIKYLVYKDLRNRGYIVKTGLKYGSDFRLYRKMEEHSEYLVRVFPENGKIFINELTGFVRVAHSVRKKLLIAIVDDDGDIVYYNMAYVRP is encoded by the coding sequence ATGAGTAAGATTGTTGGCTATTTAGATAAAGATAGAGTTGTTATATTTAACAAAAATGTAAGTAAGCTAACTTCAAGACACTATGGAAAGCTTGAGAAAAACTTTTTATCCCTTTCTTTAATTGAAGCTCTCTACTTGGTTGAGATGGGCTGGATAACTGTAAAAAAAGGAAAAAAAGAGCTTAGCTTTGAAGAGCTTTATTTATATGCTAAAGAAATTGAAGAGTATTTATGCATCAAATACTTAGTTTATAAAGATCTTAGAAATAGGGGCTATATAGTGAAGACTGGGCTAAAGTATGGCTCTGACTTTAGACTTTATAGGAAGATGGAGGAGCATTCAGAATACTTAGTTAGAGTTTTCCCTGAAAATGGCAAAATTTTTATTAATGAGCTAACTGGCTTTGTTAGAGTAGCCCATTCTGTAAGAAAAAAGCTTTTGATAGCTATAGTTGATGATGATGGAGATATAGTCTATTACAATATGGCTTATGTTAGACCATAA
- the atwA gene encoding methyl coenzyme M reductase system, component A2, whose amino-acid sequence MILLEVKNVSKKFGDKWVLKNISFTLNEGESLGILGKSGAGKSVLLHMLRGMDGYEPTEGSIIYHVSYCDKCKYVDVPSKEICKKCGSKMKKIEVNFWEDEKYSHILKKKIAIMLQRTFALYGEKTVLENILEALHNAGYEGEEAIKRAIELIKMVKLEHRITHIARDLSGGEKQRVVLARQIAKEPFIFLADEPTGTLDPQTAKLVHESLKKLVINNNISLVLTSHWPEVIAELTERAIWLEKGEIIAEGSSEEIVKKFLEQVKKLEKPEVEVEIKEDIIRLKNISKHYCSVERGVIKAVDNVTLNIREMEIFGLVGKSGAGKTTLAKIIAGVLTPSKGEYWFRVGDEWVDMTKPGLLGRGRAKRYIGILFQEYALYPHRTVLQNLTEAIGLELPDEFARMKAIHVLTSVGFSEEEAEELLDKYPNELSVGERHRVALAQVLIKEPRVVILDEPTGTMDPITRNIVAESILKSRIELEQTYVIVSHDMDFVLNVCDRAGLMRNGKLVAVDKPDKIVKLLTEEEKEEMLKHE is encoded by the coding sequence ATGATCCTATTAGAGGTTAAGAATGTCTCTAAGAAGTTTGGTGATAAGTGGGTTTTAAAAAATATTTCCTTCACTCTAAATGAAGGAGAAAGCTTAGGAATCTTAGGGAAAAGTGGGGCTGGGAAGAGTGTTCTCTTACACATGCTTAGAGGAATGGATGGTTATGAGCCAACTGAAGGCTCTATTATTTATCATGTCTCCTACTGTGACAAATGTAAATATGTAGATGTGCCATCTAAAGAGATTTGTAAGAAATGTGGAAGTAAGATGAAGAAGATAGAGGTTAATTTTTGGGAGGATGAGAAATATAGCCATATCTTGAAAAAGAAGATAGCTATTATGCTACAGAGAACCTTTGCTCTCTATGGAGAGAAAACAGTTCTTGAAAACATCTTAGAAGCTTTACACAATGCTGGATATGAGGGAGAAGAGGCTATTAAGAGAGCTATAGAGTTAATAAAGATGGTTAAGTTAGAGCATAGAATAACCCATATAGCAAGGGATCTAAGTGGAGGGGAAAAACAGAGGGTTGTCTTAGCGAGACAGATAGCTAAAGAGCCTTTTATTTTCTTAGCTGATGAGCCAACTGGAACCTTAGACCCTCAGACTGCTAAGTTGGTTCATGAATCTCTTAAGAAGTTGGTTATTAATAACAATATTAGTTTAGTTTTAACTTCTCACTGGCCAGAAGTAATAGCTGAGCTTACAGAGAGAGCTATCTGGTTAGAGAAGGGAGAGATAATAGCTGAAGGCTCTTCTGAAGAGATTGTTAAGAAGTTCTTGGAACAAGTTAAGAAGTTGGAGAAGCCAGAGGTTGAAGTTGAGATTAAAGAAGATATTATTAGGCTTAAAAATATCTCTAAACATTATTGTTCAGTTGAGAGAGGGGTTATAAAGGCTGTTGATAATGTCACCTTAAACATAAGAGAGATGGAAATCTTTGGACTTGTTGGAAAAAGTGGAGCTGGAAAAACAACACTGGCCAAGATAATAGCTGGAGTTCTAACCCCTTCAAAGGGAGAGTATTGGTTTAGAGTTGGAGATGAATGGGTAGATATGACAAAACCAGGATTATTAGGGAGAGGAAGGGCTAAGAGATATATTGGAATACTGTTCCAAGAATATGCCTTATATCCACACAGAACTGTTTTACAGAACTTAACTGAAGCCATAGGCTTAGAGCTTCCTGATGAATTTGCAAGGATGAAGGCTATACATGTCTTAACATCAGTTGGTTTTTCAGAGGAAGAAGCTGAAGAGCTATTAGATAAGTATCCTAATGAGTTAAGTGTTGGGGAGAGGCATAGAGTAGCATTAGCCCAAGTTCTAATAAAGGAGCCAAGGGTTGTTATCTTAGATGAGCCAACTGGAACCATGGACCCAATTACAAGGAATATAGTGGCTGAATCAATATTAAAGTCAAGAATTGAGTTAGAGCAAACCTATGTTATTGTTTCCCATGACATGGACTTTGTGTTAAATGTCTGTGATAGAGCTGGATTAATGAGGAATGGGAAGTTAGTGGCTGTAGATAAGCCAGATAAGATAGTTAAGCTACTAACTGAGGAAGAGAAGGAGGAGATGCTCAAGCATGAGTAA
- a CDS encoding DUF134 domain-containing protein, whose protein sequence is MSLRGRPKIPRLITELPKIRVFKPEVSCGEVVLTFEELEAIRLVDYLDYTQEEASKLMGISRRVLWNLLTSARKKIADALIHGKTIRIEGGTFELRTCERCIGPKRHCRGWRL, encoded by the coding sequence ATAAGCTTGAGAGGAAGACCAAAGATTCCAAGGTTAATAACTGAGCTGCCAAAGATTAGAGTTTTTAAGCCAGAGGTTAGCTGTGGAGAAGTGGTTTTAACCTTTGAGGAGTTAGAGGCTATTAGATTAGTTGATTATCTTGACTACACCCAGGAAGAAGCTTCTAAGCTAATGGGAATCTCAAGAAGAGTTTTATGGAACCTCTTAACTTCTGCAAGGAAAAAAATAGCTGATGCTCTAATTCATGGGAAAACTATTAGAATAGAAGGAGGAACCTTTGAGTTAAGAACCTGTGAAAGATGCATAGGGCCAAAAAGACACTGTAGAGGGTGGAGATTATGA
- a CDS encoding MJ1244 family protein: protein MKILLYLFVESENLGKALNALSEGDISGYFLMDYKGMSPQDWKGFLLDEDPEMAIKAVNDLSQNAVMIGTVVDDKKILEIEKIIDEKLKECKYTIIEIPLEGIIVNMVK from the coding sequence ATGAAAATCCTACTATATCTATTTGTTGAGAGTGAGAACTTAGGAAAGGCTTTAAATGCTCTCTCTGAAGGAGACATTTCAGGTTATTTCTTAATGGACTATAAGGGAATGTCCCCACAAGACTGGAAAGGCTTTTTATTGGATGAAGATCCTGAGATGGCTATAAAGGCTGTTAATGATCTCTCTCAAAATGCTGTTATGATAGGGACAGTTGTTGATGATAAGAAGATTTTAGAGATTGAGAAGATAATAGATGAGAAGTTAAAGGAGTGTAAATATACAATTATTGAGATTCCATTGGAAGGAATTATTGTGAATATGGTGAAATAA
- a CDS encoding MJ1244 family protein, producing the protein MEKKFLVKVISNKENVGKIINILTLCNITGFYVKYCKGIKELKEEDYLKAYQVIKEEGEEIAIVGTVVSKKTAEKIEKNLKEKLKNEDWKLLIVPVLKVKVHRV; encoded by the coding sequence ATGGAAAAGAAATTTTTAGTTAAAGTTATCTCTAACAAGGAAAATGTTGGGAAGATTATTAATATCTTAACCTTATGTAACATCACTGGATTTTATGTTAAGTACTGTAAAGGCATTAAAGAATTGAAAGAAGAAGATTATTTAAAAGCTTATCAAGTTATTAAAGAAGAAGGAGAAGAGATAGCTATAGTTGGAACTGTTGTTAGCAAGAAGACAGCTGAGAAGATAGAGAAAAACTTAAAGGAAAAGTTAAAAAATGAAGATTGGAAACTTTTAATAGTTCCTGTGCTGAAAGTGAAAGTTCATAGGGTTTAA
- a CDS encoding 50S ribosomal protein L37e, whose translation MSKGTPSMGKRNKGSYHIRCPRCGRRAYHVRKKRCAACGYPNKRMRKYSWQNKKVNRKRIV comes from the coding sequence ATGTCAAAAGGTACTCCATCAATGGGTAAGAGAAACAAGGGAAGTTATCATATAAGATGTCCAAGATGTGGGAGAAGGGCTTACCATGTCAGAAAAAAGAGATGTGCAGCTTGTGGCTATCCAAACAAGAGAATGAGAAAATATTCATGGCAGAACAAGAAGGTTAATAGGAAGAGAATAGTTTAA
- a CDS encoding SWIM zinc finger family protein yields MYDEIIKRRGEHYYKSGLVKYCVKLGNYLYGKVIGSEEYKVKVNLKDLSGLCSCPYKYNCKHAYALILAYKNNDYIDGELIFKELKEKDKEEIIKILKDIVVKEFLWEQFLGEESLLKKAQDLIKIIPLERKNIYTFISFLRNVFINRASDEELLKLIELMIKNDIEEEECYFIVVEEIFKRDNIKTKEKLYKLYKKHPEKLWMVDEFIEIEGF; encoded by the coding sequence ATGTATGATGAGATAATAAAGAGGAGAGGAGAACATTACTATAAGAGTGGGTTAGTTAAATATTGTGTGAAGCTTGGGAACTATCTATATGGTAAGGTTATTGGCTCTGAAGAATATAAAGTTAAGGTTAACTTAAAAGATCTTTCTGGCCTCTGTAGCTGTCCCTATAAATATAACTGTAAGCATGCATATGCCTTAATATTGGCATATAAAAATAATGACTATATAGATGGAGAGTTAATCTTTAAAGAGTTAAAGGAGAAAGATAAGGAAGAGATAATAAAAATCTTAAAGGATATAGTTGTTAAAGAATTCCTCTGGGAGCAATTCTTAGGTGAAGAAAGCTTACTAAAAAAAGCTCAAGATTTAATAAAAATAATTCCCTTGGAAAGGAAAAATATATATACATTTATCTCCTTTTTAAGGAATGTCTTTATCAATAGAGCAAGTGATGAAGAGCTTTTAAAACTCATAGAGCTAATGATAAAAAATGACATAGAGGAAGAAGAGTGCTATTTTATAGTGGTTGAAGAGATCTTTAAAAGAGACAACATAAAAACAAAGGAAAAGCTCTATAAACTCTATAAAAAACATCCTGAAAAACTCTGGATGGTGGATGAGTTTATAGAAATAGAAGGGTTTTAG
- a CDS encoding mRNA surveillance protein pelota has product MKIVEEIPQKNIIKIMPENLDDLWVLYNIIEEDDVIYALTERRVQDKGDMIRADRGVKRKMFLGVKVKNVEFDENTKRVRVLGNIVHAPDDVPLGSFHTIEIKPFDEISIQKDWKRWQIERINEALESSKRPKILVVVMDDEEAEIYEVRDYCVKEICSIKSHSSKRLDHKINEELKKEYYHEIAKVLKEYETDNILVVGPGFAKNTFYNFISQNYPELKNKILVESVSTTSRAGLNEAFKRGLINRIYKESRVAKETQLIEKLIEEIAKNGLAVYGKDEVLKAIDYSAVETLLVSDDLVRDKEIEEIIKKAEEIGAKVIIVSSEHDAGKQLKALGGIAGLLRFPIE; this is encoded by the coding sequence ATGAAAATAGTTGAAGAAATTCCACAAAAAAACATTATTAAAATAATGCCTGAGAACTTAGATGACCTATGGGTTCTCTATAACATTATAGAAGAGGATGATGTAATCTATGCTCTCACTGAGAGGAGGGTTCAAGACAAGGGAGATATGATAAGAGCTGATAGAGGAGTTAAGAGAAAAATGTTCTTAGGAGTTAAGGTTAAGAATGTGGAATTTGATGAGAACACCAAGAGAGTAAGAGTTTTAGGAAATATTGTTCATGCTCCTGATGATGTCCCATTGGGAAGTTTCCACACCATTGAAATAAAGCCCTTTGATGAAATCTCCATCCAGAAGGATTGGAAGAGATGGCAAATTGAGAGGATAAATGAAGCTTTAGAATCTTCAAAGAGGCCTAAAATTTTGGTTGTGGTTATGGATGATGAGGAAGCTGAGATCTATGAGGTTAGGGATTACTGTGTTAAGGAAATTTGCTCTATAAAGTCTCATTCTTCCAAGAGGTTAGACCATAAAATCAATGAGGAGCTTAAAAAAGAGTATTACCATGAGATAGCCAAGGTTTTAAAAGAGTATGAGACTGACAACATCTTAGTTGTAGGTCCAGGATTTGCTAAAAACACCTTCTATAACTTCATCTCTCAGAATTATCCTGAGCTAAAAAATAAGATATTGGTTGAGAGTGTCTCAACCACATCAAGGGCTGGGCTAAATGAAGCTTTTAAGAGAGGCTTAATAAATAGAATTTATAAAGAGTCAAGAGTAGCTAAAGAGACACAGCTAATAGAGAAGCTAATTGAAGAAATAGCTAAGAATGGTTTAGCTGTCTATGGGAAAGATGAAGTTTTAAAAGCTATTGACTACTCTGCTGTTGAAACCCTCTTAGTCTCTGATGATCTTGTTAGAGATAAGGAGATAGAAGAAATTATAAAAAAAGCTGAAGAGATTGGAGCAAAGGTTATAATAGTTTCAAGTGAGCATGATGCTGGAAAACAGTTAAAGGCTCTTGGAGGAATAGCTGGCTTACTAAGGTTTCCAATAGAGTGA
- a CDS encoding MATE family efflux transporter — MLLDENPRRAVINISKPIILATFVESIYSIVDTIWVSKLGTLALSAIGASFPLLILLYAISWGLGIGVSSAISRRIGAKREEEIKEVIGTSVVLGLLFSILLFIVSLFLSDIYSLMGIYGEVKKLSISYIAPILKFSIIFIFFDIVLGILRGMGESKKVMKVSVIGSFLNIILDPIFIYTLNLGIAGAAYATLISLIIGALSVKSSVKLHLRFNFKIAKDLLRVSLPTTFIDLSTAVIFFFLTSLVSKVSGNYGLAIYTASLRVTDLGFIPIIGLASGATSVIGAYYGAKDIKRLKEAYFFSIKLGLAMEALIVVLLIILSPYLALLFTFENSNIYKDLVFYIKIASLYLLFMPPFFISTSLYQGIGEGEKAFFLSLLRNFLRVIFPYLLAINLFFIFIGLILGELVSSLISFILSLLALKFIEKRVL, encoded by the coding sequence TTGTTACTTGATGAGAATCCAAGAAGAGCAGTTATAAACATTTCAAAGCCAATCATCTTAGCTACATTTGTAGAGTCTATTTATAGTATTGTTGACACCATCTGGGTTTCAAAGTTGGGAACCTTAGCTTTATCAGCTATTGGAGCAAGTTTTCCACTACTTATTTTACTCTATGCTATCAGTTGGGGTTTGGGAATAGGGGTTAGTTCAGCAATATCAAGGAGAATAGGGGCTAAGAGGGAAGAGGAGATAAAAGAGGTTATTGGAACTTCTGTAGTGTTAGGTTTATTATTCTCTATTCTCCTCTTTATTGTTTCTCTATTTCTCTCTGATATCTACTCCCTTATGGGAATTTATGGAGAAGTGAAGAAACTTTCAATCTCTTACATAGCTCCTATATTAAAGTTTTCTATAATTTTTATCTTCTTTGACATTGTCTTAGGAATTTTGAGGGGAATGGGGGAGAGTAAGAAGGTTATGAAGGTTAGTGTTATAGGAAGCTTCTTAAATATTATATTGGATCCAATTTTTATTTACACCCTAAACCTTGGCATAGCTGGAGCAGCTTACGCTACTTTAATCTCATTAATAATTGGAGCCTTGTCAGTAAAGTCATCAGTTAAATTACATTTAAGATTTAATTTTAAAATAGCTAAGGATTTGTTAAGGGTTTCGCTACCAACAACATTTATAGACCTATCAACAGCAGTAATTTTTTTCTTTTTAACATCTCTTGTTTCTAAGGTTTCTGGAAATTACGGTTTAGCTATATATACAGCATCTTTAAGGGTTACTGACCTTGGCTTCATCCCAATCATTGGCTTAGCCAGTGGGGCTACATCAGTTATAGGGGCCTATTATGGAGCTAAGGATATTAAAAGGCTAAAAGAGGCTTACTTTTTTTCTATAAAGTTAGGGTTAGCTATGGAAGCTCTTATAGTTGTTCTCTTAATTATCTTATCCCCTTACTTAGCTCTACTCTTCACATTTGAAAACTCTAATATATACAAAGATTTAGTTTTTTATATAAAAATAGCTTCCCTCTATCTCCTATTTATGCCTCCCTTCTTTATCTCAACCTCTTTATATCAGGGAATAGGTGAGGGAGAAAAAGCTTTCTTTCTATCCTTGCTTAGGAACTTTTTAAGAGTAATTTTCCCATATCTCTTAGCTATTAACCTGTTCTTTATCTTTATTGGATTGATACTTGGAGAATTAGTCTCTTCTTTAATATCTTTCATCCTTAGCTTATTAGCTTTGAAATTTATTGAAAAAAGAGTTTTATGA